A single Arcobacter sp. LA11 DNA region contains:
- the cybH gene encoding Ni/Fe-hydrogenase, b-type cytochrome subunit, which translates to MIEKKYEFSGILRFNHWVRVVTMLVLVVTGFYIANPFLTPYVNNEPTNFMNALWRAWHIIFGFILIASTMVKSYLFIFDRHSRNERMSFFDFINPKVWIQQIKYYMLIGVHPEARGIYNPLQFIAYFMIFITLFVISITGLILHMHVYHEGFGGMIFDILRPLEVWMGGLAVVREVHHITMWVFLLFIPIHIYMAVFNSVYGKSGAMDAIFSGYTWHKKKKKD; encoded by the coding sequence ATGATTGAAAAGAAGTACGAGTTTTCAGGGATTCTAAGATTTAATCACTGGGTAAGGGTTGTAACAATGTTAGTTCTTGTTGTAACTGGATTTTATATTGCAAATCCTTTTTTAACTCCTTATGTAAATAATGAACCAACTAATTTTATGAATGCTTTATGGAGGGCTTGGCATATTATTTTTGGATTTATTTTAATTGCATCAACAATGGTAAAAAGTTATCTTTTTATTTTTGATAGACATAGTAGAAATGAAAGAATGTCATTTTTTGATTTTATAAATCCAAAAGTGTGGATACAACAAATTAAATATTATATGTTAATTGGTGTGCATCCAGAGGCTAGGGGTATTTATAATCCTTTACAGTTTATTGCATACTTTATGATTTTTATAACACTATTTGTAATATCTATTACAGGGTTGATTCTTCATATGCATGTGTACCATGAAGGTTTTGGAGGAATGATCTTTGATATTTTAAGACCACTTGAAGTATGGATGGGTGGCTTGGCTGTTGTAAGAGAAGTTCATCATATTACGATGTGGGTTTTCTTATTGTTTATTCCTATTCATATTTATATGGCAGTATTTAACTCTGTTTATGGAAAATCTGGTGCTATGGATGCTATATTTAGTGGATATACATGGCATAAGAAAAAGAAGAAAGATTAG
- a CDS encoding nickel-dependent hydrogenase large subunit, with the protein MANKRVIVDPITRIEGHLRIEVEVDEDNVIQNAYSSSTLWRGLETIVKNRDPRDAGFLMQRICGVCTYSHYRAGIEAVEDALKITPPLNAKLVRSLMNQALFMHDHVVHFYHLHGLDWVDVVSALDADPALASKEAFKYTKYPIATGENDLLKVKDRVKAFVDKGELGPFANAYWGHKTFNLTPEQNLIALSHYLKALEVQRTAAQLMAMFGGKQPHPQSLTVGGVTCIMDLLDPSRMGEYLTKYKEVANFIEHAYYADIVMAGKAFATEPSVTSEAGTMNFMSYKEMQLNRTEYLFDTGIIMNGDLSKVHPINEDLITEEATHSWYADDEPLHPYDGKTNPKYTGLNENMTIGPDGKEIHSKTVDEKGKYSWIKSPRYDGKAMEVGPLAAVLVSYASGNKKIKKVVDEFLATTGLPTEALFTTLGRTAARALQTKAIIDNGLETFNTLIENLKVDQDTCATYHIDKDKEYKGRFIGDVPRGMLSHWIRIKNGVVENYQAVVPSTWNAGPEDSRGLKGPYESNLIGMKVQDISQPLEIIRVIHSFDPCIACAVHVMDTKGKDLGTYKVDPVYGSSC; encoded by the coding sequence ATGGCAAATAAAAGAGTAATCGTTGACCCAATTACTAGGATTGAGGGACACTTACGAATTGAAGTTGAAGTGGATGAAGATAATGTAATTCAAAATGCTTATTCTTCATCAACTTTATGGAGAGGTTTAGAGACTATTGTAAAAAATAGAGACCCAAGAGATGCAGGTTTTTTAATGCAAAGAATTTGTGGTGTATGTACATATTCACATTATAGAGCGGGTATTGAAGCAGTTGAAGATGCACTTAAAATAACACCTCCTTTAAATGCAAAACTAGTTAGGTCATTAATGAACCAAGCTCTGTTTATGCATGATCATGTTGTGCACTTTTATCATTTACATGGACTTGATTGGGTTGATGTTGTTTCTGCTCTTGATGCAGATCCTGCACTTGCTTCAAAAGAAGCATTTAAATATACAAAATACCCAATTGCAACTGGTGAAAATGATTTATTAAAAGTAAAAGATAGAGTAAAAGCTTTTGTTGATAAAGGTGAACTTGGACCATTTGCAAATGCATATTGGGGACATAAAACATTTAATCTTACACCTGAGCAAAATTTAATTGCACTTTCGCATTATCTTAAAGCACTAGAAGTACAAAGAACAGCAGCACAACTTATGGCGATGTTTGGTGGTAAACAACCACATCCTCAAAGTCTTACTGTTGGTGGTGTTACTTGTATTATGGATTTATTAGATCCATCTAGAATGGGTGAGTATTTAACTAAATATAAAGAAGTTGCAAATTTCATTGAACATGCATATTATGCAGATATTGTAATGGCAGGAAAAGCATTTGCTACAGAGCCTAGTGTTACAAGTGAAGCTGGAACTATGAATTTCATGTCTTATAAAGAGATGCAATTAAATAGAACAGAGTATCTTTTTGATACTGGTATTATTATGAATGGAGATTTATCAAAAGTTCATCCAATAAATGAAGATTTAATTACAGAAGAAGCGACGCATTCTTGGTATGCTGATGATGAACCTTTACATCCATATGATGGAAAAACAAATCCTAAATATACTGGATTAAATGAAAATATGACTATTGGTCCTGATGGAAAAGAAATTCATAGTAAAACTGTAGATGAAAAAGGTAAATACTCTTGGATTAAATCACCAAGATATGATGGTAAAGCTATGGAAGTAGGTCCTTTAGCAGCTGTATTAGTTTCTTATGCAAGTGGAAATAAAAAAATTAAAAAAGTTGTAGATGAATTCTTAGCAACTACAGGTTTACCAACTGAAGCATTATTTACTACTTTAGGTAGAACTGCTGCAAGAGCTTTACAAACAAAAGCAATCATTGATAATGGTTTAGAAACATTTAATACTTTAATTGAAAATTTAAAAGTTGACCAAGATACTTGTGCTACATATCATATTGATAAAGATAAAGAGTATAAAGGAAGATTTATTGGGGATGTTCCAAGAGGAATGTTATCTCATTGGATTAGAATTAAAAATGGTGTAGTTGAAAACTATCAAGCTGTTGTTCCTTCAACTTGGAATGCAGGACCTGAAGATTCTAGAGGATTAAAAGGTCCATATGAATCAAATCTAATTGGAATGAAAGTTCAAGATATTTCACAACCTCTTGAAATTATTAGAGTTATTCATAGTTTTGACCCTTGTATTGCTTGTGCTGTTCATGTTATGGATACTAAAGGTAAAGATTTAGGAACATATAAAGTTGATCCTGTTTACGGTAGTAGTTGTTAA
- a CDS encoding HyaD/HybD family hydrogenase maturation endopeptidase, with translation MNILILGIGNILFQDEGIGAHFIHYLDEKYEFSSDKNSVSILDGGTLAQRLIPEIIKYDEVFVVDCIDALNSKAGDVYFFDFLNSPDEIDWQGSAHEVEMLQTLNMIKMNGDLPSTNVLGVIPKRVADDTTFELSDEIIKAVITMEDTIIKALKDLDIKTKIKKEDITIEEISKISFKRDILHGPRI, from the coding sequence ATGAACATTTTAATATTAGGAATAGGAAATATCCTATTCCAAGATGAAGGGATAGGAGCTCATTTCATTCATTATTTAGATGAAAAATATGAGTTCTCTTCAGATAAAAATAGTGTAAGTATTCTAGATGGTGGAACTTTAGCTCAAAGATTGATTCCAGAAATTATCAAATATGATGAAGTTTTTGTAGTTGATTGTATTGACGCTTTAAATTCAAAAGCTGGTGACGTATACTTTTTTGACTTTTTAAATTCACCTGATGAGATTGATTGGCAAGGAAGTGCTCATGAAGTTGAAATGCTTCAAACTCTTAATATGATTAAGATGAATGGTGATTTGCCTTCTACAAATGTATTAGGAGTAATTCCTAAAAGAGTTGCTGATGATACAACATTTGAATTGAGTGATGAAATTATAAAAGCTGTTATTACAATGGAAGATACAATTATAAAAGCATTAAAAGATTTAGATATAAAAACAAAGATAAAAAAAGAAGATATCACAATAGAAGAGATATCAAAAATTTCATTTAAAAGGGATATTCTTCATGGTCCTAGAATATAA
- the hypF gene encoding carbamoyltransferase HypF: protein MRSIEVQVSGIVQGVGFRPFVYTLALNENLNGWVNNDDRGVNIALEGQSKNIENFLTQLKTSPPPLSKIDNIEIFELDLKEYKTFEIIQSQTTSNKSTIISPDMAVCDDCIDDINDDKNFRFEYALTNCTNCGPRYSIIETVPYDRCNTSMSRFIMCDDCKEEYINPLNRRYHAQPVSCEKCGPKIALYDNGNNKLSENAEAIKELANKINQGYIVALKGMGGFHIVCDATNTKAIEELRLRKNRPTKPFAVMFKDIEQVRESASLTLKEEEIISSKEKPITLVKSTNSNLSSLIAPNIDRIGCFIAYTPLHILLFKYLNNPIVATSANLSNEPIVRFKDELIEKLGNVVDFVCDFDRDIINACDDSVVQVINDELFILRNARGYAPTSFKLEKKLDKKILALGANQKSTIALAFEDNLILSPHIGDLGSITSVEYFTRTIETFKRFYDFVPDLIVCDKHPSYESTKWAKTQNIELVQIQHHYSHMLSCMAEYNLKEKVLAFCFDGTGYGDDGNIWGGEVFIGNNNSYERSNYFKYFKLLGGEKAVKEPKRVALSILFDIFSLEEVSNLDNPTVKAFSQSEIKLLHTVWKKGLNAPLTSSLGRIFDAIASLSGISQLQSYEGETGLQIEMAYDKSIKEFYKFEIIDTEVDLTLCIKEIIEDKNKTIICSKFINGLVELIVDISQKYDDLAVVLTGGVFQNKILLELVTKRLENLNKRYYYSKKIPLNDGGISIGQIYSQV, encoded by the coding sequence ATGAGAAGTATAGAGGTACAAGTAAGTGGAATTGTTCAAGGAGTTGGCTTTAGACCATTTGTTTATACTCTTGCTTTAAATGAAAATTTAAATGGGTGGGTAAATAATGATGATAGAGGTGTAAATATTGCACTTGAAGGTCAATCAAAAAATATAGAAAACTTTCTAACCCAACTTAAAACTTCACCTCCACCTTTATCAAAAATAGACAATATAGAAATCTTTGAATTAGATTTAAAAGAGTATAAAACTTTTGAAATAATACAAAGTCAAACTACTTCAAATAAATCTACAATTATAAGTCCAGATATGGCAGTTTGTGATGATTGTATTGATGATATAAATGATGATAAAAACTTTAGATTTGAATATGCTTTAACAAACTGCACAAATTGTGGTCCTAGATACTCTATTATAGAAACTGTACCATATGATAGATGTAATACTTCAATGTCAAGATTTATTATGTGTGATGATTGTAAAGAAGAGTATATCAATCCTTTAAATAGAAGATATCATGCACAACCTGTTTCATGTGAGAAATGTGGACCTAAGATAGCTTTATATGATAATGGTAATAATAAATTAAGTGAAAATGCTGAAGCAATAAAAGAACTTGCTAATAAAATAAATCAAGGGTATATAGTTGCATTAAAAGGAATGGGCGGTTTTCATATAGTTTGTGATGCAACAAATACAAAAGCTATTGAAGAGTTAAGATTAAGAAAAAATAGACCTACAAAACCTTTTGCTGTTATGTTTAAAGATATTGAACAAGTAAGAGAATCTGCTAGTTTAACTTTAAAAGAAGAAGAGATAATTTCTTCAAAAGAAAAACCTATAACTTTAGTAAAATCAACTAATTCAAATTTGAGTTCACTAATAGCACCAAATATTGATAGAATAGGTTGCTTCATTGCTTATACTCCATTACATATTCTTCTATTTAAATATCTAAATAATCCAATCGTAGCGACTAGTGCAAATTTATCCAATGAACCTATAGTTAGATTTAAAGATGAGTTGATTGAAAAACTTGGAAATGTTGTAGATTTTGTATGTGATTTTGATAGAGATATTATAAATGCATGTGATGATTCTGTTGTTCAAGTTATAAATGATGAACTCTTTATATTAAGAAATGCAAGAGGTTATGCTCCAACTTCATTTAAGTTAGAAAAGAAATTAGATAAAAAAATATTAGCCTTGGGTGCTAATCAAAAATCAACTATTGCTTTAGCTTTTGAAGACAATTTAATTTTATCTCCTCATATTGGAGATTTAGGAAGTATAACATCTGTTGAGTATTTTACTAGAACAATCGAAACTTTTAAAAGATTTTATGATTTTGTACCAGATCTAATAGTTTGCGATAAACACCCAAGTTATGAAAGTACAAAATGGGCAAAAACTCAAAATATAGAATTAGTACAAATACAACATCACTACTCTCATATGCTTTCATGTATGGCTGAATATAATTTAAAAGAGAAAGTACTAGCTTTTTGCTTTGATGGAACTGGATATGGTGATGATGGAAATATATGGGGAGGAGAAGTTTTTATTGGAAATAATAATTCTTATGAAAGATCAAATTATTTTAAATACTTCAAATTACTTGGTGGAGAAAAAGCAGTTAAAGAGCCTAAGCGAGTTGCTCTATCTATTTTATTTGATATTTTTTCTTTAGAAGAAGTTTCAAATTTAGATAATCCAACAGTAAAAGCTTTTTCTCAAAGTGAAATTAAACTTTTACATACAGTTTGGAAAAAAGGTTTAAATGCACCACTTACAAGCTCTCTTGGACGGATATTTGATGCAATAGCTTCATTGTCAGGAATATCACAATTACAAAGTTATGAAGGGGAAACAGGACTTCAAATAGAAATGGCATATGATAAATCTATAAAAGAGTTTTATAAATTTGAAATAATAGATACAGAAGTTGATTTAACTTTATGTATAAAAGAAATTATAGAAGACAAAAATAAAACTATTATTTGTTCTAAGTTTATCAATGGTTTAGTAGAGTTAATTGTTGATATATCTCAAAAATACGATGACCTAGCAGTTGTGTTAACTGGTGGAGTATTTCAAAACAAAATTTTATTAGAGTTAGTAACAAAAAGATTAGAGAATTTAAATAAAAGGTATTATTACTCTAAAAAAATACCTTTAAATGATGGTGGTATTTCTATTGGTCAGATTTATTCTCAAGTATAA